From Platichthys flesus chromosome 7, fPlaFle2.1, whole genome shotgun sequence:
aggacgaccgctctacccctcagccacagacgcccatgttttttttttttttcacctctaTTTGCAGTGACTAATTGACCAACTCCTTTTTCTGAACAAAAAGGCCAATATTCCCAAATGAATTTAACACATTGGTTCATGACCTTGCAGCCAACTGGACTGGACTCTAGCagtacacatttttatttatttttctcaatttgATTGAAGCTCTAAGTTACTCTTATTTGTATGATTATTCTCAGGTTTATGTTACTCTATTATGTCTGCTTTATGTTAGTGTATTATATTTACATAATTCAATAAGGGAATTGggacaaaaaacacatttaatgattTTACTGCATTTTACACCCAAAAAGTTCAAAGGTTGTCTGTactttgttttaataaagtggACATATGCTCTGTTCTCTCTGGACAGGTGCAGTTCACCTGGAGCAGGTGAGAGTCCAAGAGaagcaaattaataaatgtatgcACTCATTCTCAAGAATATCTCTTTCAAGGTGTGAATACTAAGATGTGGCTTCAGTGAGTTTAAATTGAGTGAATTGCAATGAAATGTGTTCCTGTTGAAAAAGTCTGTTGGCTATccaggaaacaaaacattacaGTCGGGCTCTGTAGCAAACGAAATGCTACTTATATAAACTATTGCAAGATAGAAAAGTATTTGAGTTGCGTGCATCAAAATCATGAAATAAATGTGGGGGATGTCTTAGTTTCATTAGATAATACATTCATTTCAGAATCTGTCaaacttgttttggttttccccACATTTTGTCTCAGTTCATAATCAGCATGAAGCAAAATATAGTTTACAGGGAGACTAAAGGACAAATTACATAATGTTTTGGGTTTTAATAACCTTTTTGATATCAGATTtggaaatattaaatgtatatatcataCTGATTTGTCGAGACATTTCTAGTCATTCTGCTAATATGATaggtgcctagaagtgtcccaagtattatACTTCCGTAACAAttagtgtgggacatttctagacatttggcctcaatgataagtgcctagaagtgtccggctcattctgattggtcgggacatttcaaGGCcctttgctttaatgtaaagttcctacaagtgtgtGGCTTATTCTGactggtcgggacatttctaggcactttgctttaatgtaaagtgcctacaagtgtctgGCTTattctgattggtcaggacATTTCGATGACGCCAGGGTGATGGACCCGGACGTAGAATTCCAATAGTAAACACAACCGTGTAAACTGTGTTGTTACTCTTTACAAGATGGTGTACGTGTCCAACGGTGAGAGGTTTCTGCTGTTTTCAACTGCTTTCTCTTCGAAACTActagtttgtatttttctcagAAATTTTCGATCAGTTTCTGTGAAAACAAGCGCTTCCGACAGGAAGTGATGGCAATAGAGCGATGCTATTTAGCTAGCTGGTTAGCTAGCTTAGCCGAGCTGGATCTGCGTAGTTTTCTATCTGCGTAGTTGACTTCACTGTCAGGTGCCTGAGTTGTTTCGATGTGTTGTTTTGAACGTTACTTTGTATTAACTTGATGTATTTTGTgctgtctgtctcacttttgAGCCCAGATTAGCTGTTAGCCTGTGTCTATTGGAAGCTAGCTAGAGAGTACAATAGGTTGACGTGTAAACTGAGGAGGGTCATGTGCTTGGTTTCACATAATAacaaactcttcctctctcaggcCAGGTCCTGGACAGCAGGTCCCAGTCACCATGGGGACTCTCTTTACTGGTCGATCTCTTCTGGGGAGCAGTAGATTTCATCAGCCTGTTGTAAGCCAGTCACACAAACTCTAAACTAAACGAACCAAACAGGGATGTTTAATGTGATACACACGTGAATCAAGTGTTAGACCGCAACAAGCacacatacaatacaataaGTGTTCCTGATTTGTTTAATTCAGCAGTCTCATGAAGATGTCCATCTCTTTTTCAAGAGAGACCCAAGGACAAGAGACATTCACGAAcggcaaataaacaaagagttcatcaataaattaatcaaaaaaaGGACAATTACTCGTTCCTTTTAAAAAGTTCTTAAATCCTGAACCAAGTTCTGCCAACATTAATGTGAACGAAAGGATATCTAAGGAGAAACTGTTATTAGTGCTTTGGTTAAAAAAGCAAGAAGACTGTTTCCTCTCGGTTGTGAGGATGTCAAATCAAATGATAATGTGAAATTTGTAAAAGAAATATAATGCACTTCATGAGGTTTATTGAGCACTTGTAATTTTGCTACTTAATGTGTTGATAACGTTTTTTCTGATGCTGTTACTCAACATACAGGGGTGTTGATACTGTGGAATAATGAGAGATTTACAAGAGTTACTATATAGGCACATTCTAAGCTCTGCTAGTCACAGCTGTGCTTTGAGTTAAATAACATGCAGATTTTTAGCAGGTTTAATTTTAATCATTCACCAACTTAATGTAATGCATCACATGAACCAAAGAACTGAATATAATTGTTATGACTCCTTGTTGATCACCTTTTTTGATCTCTACCAGTTTTAGGACAATCCTTAACCCGGACATGACAAAGAATGGAACTACTGGTTCGTCACAACTAAGTGATGGCAGAGGGTAGGTTCCTGTGACACAGTTACTCCTTTATTGGCACACACATGGTAAAGAGGACATGCCCCTATGTCTTGAAAAATGGAGGTAACATAATCCAATGGTAGAAAATAGGTCTATGTGCTGGCATGTTTGGCTTTGGAATAAGATCTATGTTTACCTGAATGtagaaatgtttttgtaaatgttttgaaaaattcTGCATGTTGAGTTATGAAGCACATATATGAAATCCATTGGTCACAACCGTATTTAAACATTGTTTATAATCTATAAAAAGTCCTGACCTGAAAGCTCCAAAGTTATGCTATCATCTTGTGCCTGACCCCCTGCGGCAGATGACTCTTAACTGCATTGAGTGCAGTGTTTCTTAATTCAGGATATCTATCCCGTTGTACTCCAGTTTCATAGCACTGGTATAGGCAAGATAATGACAAAAGCGGTAATAAAGGATTCATCACATATAAAGAATTTTAAGGCTTTGTTTTATACCATTGTTCTCTCCTTTCTGTGTTGCTTGATTGTGCAGTCCCCCTGGTCCCCCTGGAGGCAGAAGGAAGATGGGAAGAATAAACCATGGTACAGGTCCCAGTGCTCCACCAatgggtggaggaggatgaggaaggtgaggaatagtttttcttaaataaaatgtccttCTGGGATACAAAGCTCCTAACTTCTATGGCTGGAGCCTGATTCAGTAAGGCTTCATTTAAACATACATTGAATTTCAGCCTGTTTCCTGAACTTTTCAAGGGGTGCTGAacgtgagaacgcaaatgtctgagtcagttgctccagacattttccagaacttgcatatatatatatatatatatatatatatatttacatacatacagGTAGAAGAAAAAGATTTATGCAGTGGAATTTATGTCATATCCTGCCTCCTCACACAGGTGGCACCTCTTTGCTAAGTTTTCTGGTTGTTAACACCTCCTTCTGTGTTcatcatatgtgaaagacataTGGAAAATGTCGTCATcaaattttctggacattttctagagttcatgtctgaaagggCTTGAATGAGATTACAGGTTTAGTCTAGTAATAAGCTGAAAAGCTTGTTAAGAATGTTTACACATTAGTTATTTCTTAATTGAGAAACATATACTTAGACATGATGTATATATATCATTGCCTCTCTCTAGGTAAATGCCTACACATCCAGTGTAGGCGTGGGGCTTGGCCTGTTCGTTTGCTGACAACCTAAAGGAAGATGGCAACGTTACGGTGCTGACCCCCCTCTTCATCGGCTGCTACTGCTACAGGCAGTTTCATGACACCTTTCTGGGAATTTCTACTTGTAGGGTCCAGAATGGCTGAAACAGCAGCTagtcacctccctcctctcatctttaCCTGCATCTACCCTTCCCCTGTAGTCTACCAGAAATGAGTATCACTGAAATCTCAGCTATGGTAATCCCTCCTGGGAGTCGTTAAGTTAGatcgtctgtgttttgtaaccctctgtttaaataaaaaaatgtgtagtTATAAGCGGCTACTACTGAGTTGGTCTTATTCCATTATTGACAAACTTGATAATGAGCTAGCTTCAACGTAGAGCTGGACAACACTGACATGAGATGGCAAACCTTTAACTATATATTTGAGTGTTAGTAATATGAGAATTTTATACAACATTAAATCTAAGTGGGTTTCAgtgactgaaaaataaaatggataaTTGCAGAGGAACTAAATGTATTTGTCATTCTTTTAACTCAACTGCAACAGTCACATAATGCATGTTGCCTGTAAAAGCACTGAGTTGTGAGGGTTTTTGAAGAGAGGTTTGGGTTATATCGGAGACATAGATGTGTTTAAATGCCATTATCTATATCACTCCCCCTTCAAGCTGGAGCCCATCCCCGCTGACAGGCAGGATACACCCCCGACAGGTCAACCTGAGTaccaaagagacaaacaaccatttatACTCAAATTCACACAGTTTAGTGTGTCCTATTAACCCAACCCAAATCTGCATGTGATTGGACTGAGTGAGGAAACCAGAGTACCTgcagaaaacccacacagacacagggacaaCATGCAAAAACCATAAAGAAAGACAGCGGCCAGGCTGGAATTTTAACTTGCACCACTATGCCGCCCTGTTTAAATTCAATATGTGTATAATTCAAAGAAAGGTAGAGTTGTTTGACAACTACTGTGTAACCAAGTATGACAGGTTTATTAACACAGCTCTAGGTTTCCATAAACATGGTAGAATCACAGTAATATTTACAGAAGTGTAAAAAGTGAGCACACTCATATTAAGGGCGGTTCAAACATTCAAGATAACCGCAACCTCCGGGCTTTCAGAGCAAGAAGCTGCAAACGTGACaaccacaaataaaaataattgttcTGGTGGGATCAGAAAAATGACACTTCCCCATTATTCAAAGGGCTGTTATATTGATTCTAACTTAAGCTTCTGGCAAAACACCCGTGGTCTGATCATGAGTTTTATCATCTGATTGAGAATTGTACCATTTTGTGACAAAAGTCTTGATGTGTCCCATTGTGTCTTTAAGTAGCTTCTGAGTTTGGTTCTGTTTCACCAGACGAAGGCAGCTCTTTCTCGGAGCATTCGCACACCGAAGCGCTGCCACTCCCTCTGGTGGATCCACATCTCCTGGGTGGTGTCCAAACACGCCAGCACTGATCCCCCCTTCCACGATATGAGACGAGGGTCCATGTCCTACAAAGCATGACATTAGAAGAGACAGTGTACGGCATTATTCTACCTCTCTCTCCAGGATGTACTGTATTGTGTGTAGCACTCTTTAATTCACATCTTCTATTATATATGGTTGTATTTATACTCAGCACCATGCTGCTCTGCCAGGATTGCGGATCTATATCTTAGACTGTACAATGAATTCCAGGTTACCTTTGGTCGAGTGATAACTTCCACATTGTCTACCAGCCTTCTGAAGGAGGGCGGCATCTTGTTGATGATGCGGTGCAGCAGAAATTCCTGAGCTCCGAGAAACATGAGCCCACCTCCCACTACCAGGATGGAGCTGTACATCTTTCGCTTGGTTTCGTCTGAAGCTGTAAAAACCAGACAAGTTGACTTAGAACAGGATCTCCACAGCTCTGAGGGACACCAATCCTCACAACAAGTGAGAGATGATTATATCTTTTTATAGTATTAGTCTACCACTTAGTCCTTTCCTCCCTTCACCATTCATCCACGCTTACCACAGCAGTCAATGCTATGCAGGATGGCTTTATCCAGGCCCAGTGCTTTGCTCTCAAACTGGTTCATGATCGCAGTCTTCCTGGAGAGGTGAGCAGACAGGGGCTCATCTACGTCACCCGCCCCCATCAGGCACTCTCCCTGGGTAGGCCCAAGCTCCATCTCCCCTTGCATCCCTACTCCACTGCCGCCACTCCCGCAGCCCCTGGGCAAGTCAGAGAGCTCTCCGATCCCTCCTTGATTGCTCATCTCACCATCCAAAGCTCCACCGGGTCTGGAGATAGCCTTCCGGTCTGCAGCCGATTTGGAGGACTGTTGGAAAAAACAATGAAGGAGTAAGGAAGGAAGGCGGGGAAATCAGGAGCATGTATCTGAAGAAATCGGTTGGAATTCaaagtgtgaaatgtgtgaGCCACCTGGTCCTGTTTGCTCTGTGTGGCCAGCAGGTAGTGTTCATCATGAGGGTCCTCCGAGTCGCCTGGGGAACGGTACTGGAGTGATGACATCTTTTGACCTACGATGCCAAATGTGGCTGGGTAGAAAAGTCCCATGGGTGcctaacacatacacacacacacacagccatataTAAAGCGCAATTCCAGTACACAAGATAATGTACACAGCATTGCAGCACTTATCTCACatcagctttgttttttcatgaaTGTCTATACCTGTAATTTCTCATCTCCTAGTCGAACCTGGTAGAGTAGAGTTGGGGCTTCTGGGAAACGGGTCTGGAATTCATGATCTTGTAGTCCTGAAATGTCCTGTtaaaaaaagcagaagacaaCTGCAAAATTGTCTCCTGAGTCTAAACAAAGATAAATACATCCCACTTCCCAGTCAAAATCACACACTTGGTTTAGATGGCAGAACGTCTCTTTGAGCTGTTGCAGTAGCTGAGTGTCCAGTCTGCTGCCCAGCTGACAGTCCCTGTAGGGAAACCCCGCCCTCTGCAGGAGCCAGAAGAAAGTACGGGTCACGTCTGAGCCACCGTACGCTAAACCCAACCTGTGGAGTTCAACAGAGAGATGAAAAAAGATGCAAAAAGTCACATCGAAAGCAAGACAT
This genomic window contains:
- the selenok gene encoding selenoprotein K translates to MVYVSNGQVLDSRSQSPWGLSLLVDLFWGAVDFISLFFRTILNPDMTKNGTTGSSQLSDGRGPPGPPGGRRKMGRINHGTGPSAPPMGGGGUGR
- the actr8 gene encoding actin-related protein 8: MTQAEKEQDNGKEKEKEREKEKEKEQQRGVKRPIAPPVISEPPQEQIQSNFIVVIHPGSRTLRIGRATDNLPVLVPHVIARRHKQSGQPRYEDAWLLRDGLNKPESKEQRQNGLKMVEQAIWSKKMSNGVRRTPVSAEQAKAYNCQIRPAVLDSSSRVKWTNTAHHPPHLVGEEALTVNPSDCYNIHWPVVRGQLNVHPGPGGSLTAVLSDLETIWSHVIQKSLEIPLKDLKYYRCILLVPDIYNRQHIKEVVNMLLLNMGFSAIIVHQESVCATFGSGLSSACVVDVGDQKTSVCCVEDGVSHRNSRLGLAYGGSDVTRTFFWLLQRAGFPYRDCQLGSRLDTQLLQQLKETFCHLNQDISGLQDHEFQTRFPEAPTLLYQVRLGDEKLQAPMGLFYPATFGIVGQKMSSLQYRSPGDSEDPHDEHYLLATQSKQDQSSKSAADRKAISRPGGALDGEMSNQGGIGELSDLPRGCGSGGSGVGMQGEMELGPTQGECLMGAGDVDEPLSAHLSRKTAIMNQFESKALGLDKAILHSIDCCASDETKRKMYSSILVVGGGLMFLGAQEFLLHRIINKMPPSFRRLVDNVEVITRPKDMDPRLISWKGGSVLACLDTTQEMWIHQREWQRFGVRMLRERAAFVW